The proteins below come from a single Pleuronectes platessa chromosome 1, fPlePla1.1, whole genome shotgun sequence genomic window:
- the ppfibp2a gene encoding liprin-beta-2 isoform X5 yields the protein MREIHFLLLHRDTGELLHRTSLENQKLSLMGEVSYLKLKLADMEGKQNHGAERQHKAEGLLKELRILKDKVEHLEDQKSQYEKKLKATKGEISSLQHLLLTKNAEIESLHTQLLARPSLTTESSEREETYRKRLNATYQELQRLKIGMKSLVAANDEKDRRIEELTLLLNQCRQFREVTHVTRQAPPAVRSSPNGRTPSSSSEEEEQLKNTDSASAKSEDVKSEVSTNSSSSHHTSLLSDLKDSGYRTEPPALSSSMNDLTNGLSQKSGTRSQTMPVNSSPSEQNGIGGSSSETQSQRSPDGSEDGDSSQRKSERADDSTSSNSSPVQSGTNSQPSQRAVGSPEYMKNNRSFKRLWGKLRRTQSGGLQAADPDAGQFRRGGLRATAGPRLTRTPESYDSTRDLNIPFSQWTKEQVCGWLEDYGLGQYVSLSRQWVENGQTLLSATPQDFEKEMGVKNPLHRKKLQLALRAFTTKVIEKSSELDYIWVTRWLDDIGLPQYKDQFHEARVDGRMIQYLTVNDLLSLKVTSQLHHLSVKCAIHVLHVNKFNPHCLRRRPGEEKQPSPSEVVQWSNHRVMEWLRAVDLAEYAPNLRGSGVHGGLIILEPRFSSETLALLLNIPPQKTLLRRHLATAFSALVGLQATQEKREYGNATGHVPLTTTAKVKPRKLGFTQFSHLRKRKPDDSADYICPIDSGALTVNGVSRLPSAALRGLSPSLERQAERREPIGIKVEANGPKQ from the exons ATGAGGGAAATACACTTCCTTCTacttcacagagacactggg GAGCTCCTGCATAGGACGTCACTGGAGAACCAGAAGCTGAGTCTTATGGGGGAGGTGTCCTACCTGAAACTGAAGCTGGCAGACATGGAGGGAAAACAGAACCACGGGGCTGAACGGCAACACAAAGCAGAG GGTTTACTGAAGGAGCTCCGTATTCTCAAGGACAAGGTGGAGCACCTGGAGGACCAGAAGTCCCAGTACGAGAAGAAACTCAAAGCAACCAAG GGGGAGATCAGCAGCCTGCAGCACCTTCTGCTCACTAAGAACGCTGAGATCGAGAGCTTGCACACTCAGCTGCTGGCCAGACCCTCTCTCACCACCGAGAGCTCAGAGAGAG aaGAGACTTACAGGAAGCGGTTAAACGCCACAT atcaGGAACTGCAGAGGCTTAAGATTGGAATGAAATCACTGGTCGCTGCAAACGATGAAAAG GACCGGCGCATTGAGGAGCTCACTCTGCTCCTGAACCAGTGCAGGCAATTCAGAGAGGTCACTCACGTCACAAGGCAAG CTCCACCTGCTGTCCGTTCATCACCGAACGGGAGGACTCCTTCAAGCagcagtgaggaagaggagcagctgaaGAATACGGACTCTGCCAGTGCAAAATCTGAAGATGTGAAGTCTGAG GTTTCCACAAACAGCTCTTCCTCCCATCACACGTCACTGTTGTCAGATCTGAAGGACAGCGGCTACAG aacAGAACCACCGGCTCTATCTAGTAGTATGAATGACCTGACAAATGGACTTTCACAAAAG AGTGGCACCAGAAGTCAGACGATGCCTGTGAATTCCTCCCCGTCAGAGCAAAACGGGATCggaggcagcagcagtgaaACCCAGAGCCAAAGGTCTCCGGATGGGAGCGAAGATGGAGACTCCAGCCAAA GAAAGTCGGAGAGAGCTGATGACAGCACTTCAAGCAATAGTTCCCCCGTTCAATCTGGGACCAACTCGCAGCCGAGCCAACGGGCTGTGGGCTCACCAGAATACATGAAGAATAACAGGAGCTTCAAGAGACTTTGGGGGAA acttcggagAACCCAGTCTGGAGGGCTGCAGGCAGCAGATCCAGATGCTGGTCAGTTTAGAAGAGGGGGTCTCCGTGCTACAGCTGGACCCAGACTCACCAGGACGCCTGAGTCTTATGACTCCACACG TGATCTGAATATTCCATTCAGCCAGTGGACCAAGGAGCAGGTGTGTGGATGGCTGGAGGACTATGGACTGGGCCAGTACGTCAGTCTCTCCAGACAGTGGGTGGAAAATGGACAGACGCTGCTGTCTGCTACACCTCAGGACTTTGAGAAG GAGATGGGAGTGAAGAATCCTCTGCACAGGAAGAAGCTGCAGCTCGCTCTGAGGGCGTTCACCACCAAAGTTATAGAGAAGTCGTCGGAGCTGGACTACATCTGGGTCACAC GCTGGTTGGATGACATTGGTTTGCCTCAGTACAAAGACCAGTTCCATGAGGCCCGGGTAGATGGTCGAATGATACAATACCTCACAGTG AACGACCTCTTGAGTCTAAAGGTCACCAGCCAGCTTCATCATCTCAGTGTCAAGTGTGCCATTCATGTCCTTCACGTCAACAAGTTCAACCCCCACTGTCTGCGACGCAGGCCAGGGGAGGAG AAACAGCCCAGCCCCTCAGAGGTGGTGCAGTGGTCGAACCATCGTGTGATGGAGTGGCTGAGAGCGGTGGATCTGGCTGAGTATGCTCCTAATCTACGGGGCAGTGGCGTTCACGGTGGTCTGATC ATCCTGGAGCCTCGCTTCAGCTCTGAAACATTGGCCCTGCTGTTAAATATTCCACCTCAGAAGACGTTGCTCCGGCGCCATCTTGCCACGGCCTTCTCTGCCCTGGTTGGGCTTCAGGCCacgcaggagaagagagagtaCGGCAATGCCACAGGCCATGTTCCCCTCACCACCACAGCTAAAGTGAAG ccAAGAAAGCTGGGCTTCACCCAATTCAGTCacctgagaaagagaaaacctGATGACTCAGCGGATTACATCTGCCCAATAGACAGCGGAGCACTGACAGTGAATGGGGTTTCCCGGCTGCCCTCTGCAGCACTCAGGGGCCTCAGCCCGAGCTTGGAGAGACAGGCTGAGAGGCGGGAGCCGATTGGGATAAAGGTTGAGGCTAATGGCCCCAAACAATGA
- the ppfibp2a gene encoding liprin-beta-2 isoform X6, translated as MGEVSYLKLKLADMEGKQNHGAERQHKAEGLLKELRILKDKVEHLEDQKSQYEKKLKATKGEISSLQHLLLTKNAEIESLHTQLLARPSLTTESSEREETYRKRLNATYQELQRLKIGMKSLVAANDEKDRRIEELTLLLNQCRQFREVTHVTRQAPPAVRSSPNGRTPSSSSEEEEQLKNTDSASAKSEDVKSEVSTNSSSSHHTSLLSDLKDSGYRTEPPALSSSMNDLTNGLSQKSGTRSQTMPVNSSPSEQNGIGGSSSETQSQRSPDGSEDGDSSQRKSERADDSTSSNSSPVQSGTNSQPSQRAVGSPEYMKNNRSFKRLWGKLRRTQSGGLQAADPDAGQFRRGGLRATAGPRLTRTPESYDSTRDLNIPFSQWTKEQVCGWLEDYGLGQYVSLSRQWVENGQTLLSATPQDFEKEMGVKNPLHRKKLQLALRAFTTKVIEKSSELDYIWVTRWLDDIGLPQYKDQFHEARVDGRMIQYLTVNDLLSLKVTSQLHHLSVKCAIHVLHVNKFNPHCLRRRPGEEKQPSPSEVVQWSNHRVMEWLRAVDLAEYAPNLRGSGVHGGLIILEPRFSSETLALLLNIPPQKTLLRRHLATAFSALVGLQATQEKREYGNATGHVPLTTTAKVKPRKLGFTQFSHLRKRKPDDSADYICPIDSGALTVNGVSRLPSAALRGLSPSLERQAERREPIGIKVEANGPKQ; from the exons ATGGGGGAGGTGTCCTACCTGAAACTGAAGCTGGCAGACATGGAGGGAAAACAGAACCACGGGGCTGAACGGCAACACAAAGCAGAG GGTTTACTGAAGGAGCTCCGTATTCTCAAGGACAAGGTGGAGCACCTGGAGGACCAGAAGTCCCAGTACGAGAAGAAACTCAAAGCAACCAAG GGGGAGATCAGCAGCCTGCAGCACCTTCTGCTCACTAAGAACGCTGAGATCGAGAGCTTGCACACTCAGCTGCTGGCCAGACCCTCTCTCACCACCGAGAGCTCAGAGAGAG aaGAGACTTACAGGAAGCGGTTAAACGCCACAT atcaGGAACTGCAGAGGCTTAAGATTGGAATGAAATCACTGGTCGCTGCAAACGATGAAAAG GACCGGCGCATTGAGGAGCTCACTCTGCTCCTGAACCAGTGCAGGCAATTCAGAGAGGTCACTCACGTCACAAGGCAAG CTCCACCTGCTGTCCGTTCATCACCGAACGGGAGGACTCCTTCAAGCagcagtgaggaagaggagcagctgaaGAATACGGACTCTGCCAGTGCAAAATCTGAAGATGTGAAGTCTGAG GTTTCCACAAACAGCTCTTCCTCCCATCACACGTCACTGTTGTCAGATCTGAAGGACAGCGGCTACAG aacAGAACCACCGGCTCTATCTAGTAGTATGAATGACCTGACAAATGGACTTTCACAAAAG AGTGGCACCAGAAGTCAGACGATGCCTGTGAATTCCTCCCCGTCAGAGCAAAACGGGATCggaggcagcagcagtgaaACCCAGAGCCAAAGGTCTCCGGATGGGAGCGAAGATGGAGACTCCAGCCAAA GAAAGTCGGAGAGAGCTGATGACAGCACTTCAAGCAATAGTTCCCCCGTTCAATCTGGGACCAACTCGCAGCCGAGCCAACGGGCTGTGGGCTCACCAGAATACATGAAGAATAACAGGAGCTTCAAGAGACTTTGGGGGAA acttcggagAACCCAGTCTGGAGGGCTGCAGGCAGCAGATCCAGATGCTGGTCAGTTTAGAAGAGGGGGTCTCCGTGCTACAGCTGGACCCAGACTCACCAGGACGCCTGAGTCTTATGACTCCACACG TGATCTGAATATTCCATTCAGCCAGTGGACCAAGGAGCAGGTGTGTGGATGGCTGGAGGACTATGGACTGGGCCAGTACGTCAGTCTCTCCAGACAGTGGGTGGAAAATGGACAGACGCTGCTGTCTGCTACACCTCAGGACTTTGAGAAG GAGATGGGAGTGAAGAATCCTCTGCACAGGAAGAAGCTGCAGCTCGCTCTGAGGGCGTTCACCACCAAAGTTATAGAGAAGTCGTCGGAGCTGGACTACATCTGGGTCACAC GCTGGTTGGATGACATTGGTTTGCCTCAGTACAAAGACCAGTTCCATGAGGCCCGGGTAGATGGTCGAATGATACAATACCTCACAGTG AACGACCTCTTGAGTCTAAAGGTCACCAGCCAGCTTCATCATCTCAGTGTCAAGTGTGCCATTCATGTCCTTCACGTCAACAAGTTCAACCCCCACTGTCTGCGACGCAGGCCAGGGGAGGAG AAACAGCCCAGCCCCTCAGAGGTGGTGCAGTGGTCGAACCATCGTGTGATGGAGTGGCTGAGAGCGGTGGATCTGGCTGAGTATGCTCCTAATCTACGGGGCAGTGGCGTTCACGGTGGTCTGATC ATCCTGGAGCCTCGCTTCAGCTCTGAAACATTGGCCCTGCTGTTAAATATTCCACCTCAGAAGACGTTGCTCCGGCGCCATCTTGCCACGGCCTTCTCTGCCCTGGTTGGGCTTCAGGCCacgcaggagaagagagagtaCGGCAATGCCACAGGCCATGTTCCCCTCACCACCACAGCTAAAGTGAAG ccAAGAAAGCTGGGCTTCACCCAATTCAGTCacctgagaaagagaaaacctGATGACTCAGCGGATTACATCTGCCCAATAGACAGCGGAGCACTGACAGTGAATGGGGTTTCCCGGCTGCCCTCTGCAGCACTCAGGGGCCTCAGCCCGAGCTTGGAGAGACAGGCTGAGAGGCGGGAGCCGATTGGGATAAAGGTTGAGGCTAATGGCCCCAAACAATGA